In Devosia sp. 1566, a single genomic region encodes these proteins:
- a CDS encoding DUF6101 family protein produces the protein MGEGLAIEGGSVVLAFGRPNVIDRRFVAANDNGPKEPVKTVTVRKQLEQSGIVIKIKVPVHEFIGVAVATSISIEGALTSAIELVHADENLNYRVFEEEGNQNVVAEWQNWGRKLRLPLFIKAGDGTYLPYSQQVDGVMLGQGVARRRLAADAARRPRFLNRRKPGQGEAN, from the coding sequence ATGGGTGAAGGCTTAGCCATAGAAGGCGGTTCAGTGGTGCTGGCATTTGGCCGACCGAACGTAATCGATCGCCGCTTTGTTGCAGCAAACGATAATGGCCCCAAGGAACCGGTAAAGACCGTGACCGTTCGCAAGCAGCTCGAGCAGAGCGGCATTGTGATCAAGATCAAGGTTCCAGTGCATGAATTCATCGGCGTCGCGGTGGCGACGTCCATTTCCATCGAGGGTGCTTTGACGAGCGCGATCGAACTGGTCCATGCGGACGAAAACCTGAACTACCGGGTGTTCGAGGAAGAGGGTAACCAGAACGTCGTCGCCGAATGGCAGAACTGGGGTCGCAAACTTCGCCTGCCGCTGTTTATCAAGGCGGGCGATGGCACCTATCTGCCCTATTCGCAGCAGGTGGACGGGGTAATGCTCGGGCAAGGGGTTGCTCGGCGCCGCCTTGCTGCCGATGCCGCCCGCCGCCCCCGCTTCCTTAATCGCCGCAAGCCCGGCCAGGGCGAAGCGAACTAG
- a CDS encoding 3'(2'),5'-bisphosphate nucleotidase CysQ, giving the protein MHAAPTSAQEDLELLRSSAVSAGIIACGFFRAPVKAWTKDNASPVSEADILVDRYLAASLLAARPDYGWLSEETADNPLRLTCRRVFVVDPIDGTKGFLRGEDSWTVSLAVVEDGVPIAGVVYAPVRNEMYDACRGTGARLNGAPLSRRRRAGGLPLIPAPTAVHQELAAEGLDYTRGPSLPSLAYRLVQVATGKLDAAVSRRGAQDWDIAAAALILEEAGIPLADVCVGQPVFNKRDVRHGALAALSDMSLKPLVHAALIKVYGCPSAAEPALDSPQPS; this is encoded by the coding sequence ATGCATGCAGCCCCCACCAGCGCCCAAGAAGATCTTGAACTGTTGCGCTCGAGCGCCGTCTCGGCAGGCATCATTGCCTGCGGCTTTTTCCGAGCACCGGTTAAGGCCTGGACCAAGGACAATGCTTCGCCCGTCAGTGAAGCCGATATTCTGGTTGATCGCTACCTTGCGGCCTCATTGCTCGCCGCGCGCCCCGATTATGGCTGGCTTAGCGAGGAAACGGCGGACAACCCGTTGCGCCTGACCTGTCGGCGCGTGTTTGTGGTCGACCCAATCGATGGAACCAAGGGGTTCTTGCGCGGCGAAGATAGTTGGACCGTTTCCCTGGCCGTCGTTGAGGACGGGGTGCCGATTGCCGGCGTGGTTTATGCGCCGGTGCGCAACGAAATGTATGATGCTTGCCGGGGCACAGGTGCTCGCCTCAATGGAGCGCCATTGAGCCGTCGTCGCCGCGCCGGAGGTTTGCCTTTGATTCCGGCGCCCACCGCGGTTCATCAGGAACTGGCCGCCGAGGGGTTGGATTACACCAGGGGTCCCTCATTGCCTTCGCTGGCCTATCGCCTCGTACAGGTGGCTACGGGTAAGCTTGACGCTGCCGTCTCGCGTCGGGGTGCGCAGGATTGGGACATCGCAGCCGCCGCCCTGATCCTCGAAGAAGCCGGCATTCCGCTTGCCGATGTCTGTGTGGGGCAACCAGTGTTCAACAAGCGCGATGTTCGCCACGGCGCGCTTGCGGCCCTGAGTGACATGAGCCTAAAACCGCTTGTTCATGCAGCGCTGATCAAGGTCTATGGATGCCCATCCGCCGCCGAGCCGGCGCTCGATTCTCCCCAGCCTTCGTGA
- a CDS encoding DUF4170 domain-containing protein, whose amino-acid sequence MPSTKPEPEKQLLHLVIGGELSSLEGVTFADLDKVDIVGVFPNYATAYAAWKQKAQMTVDSAQTRYFIVHLHRLLDPRPS is encoded by the coding sequence ATGCCAAGCACCAAACCAGAGCCCGAAAAGCAGTTGCTTCACCTCGTGATTGGCGGGGAGTTGTCCAGCCTGGAAGGCGTCACCTTTGCGGACCTCGACAAGGTCGACATCGTTGGCGTGTTCCCAAACTATGCCACCGCTTATGCCGCCTGGAAGCAAAAGGCGCAGATGACGGTCGACAGCGCGCAGACCCGCTACTTCATTGTGCATCTGCACCGCTTGCTCGACCCGCGCCCAAGCTAA
- a CDS encoding DUF2093 domain-containing protein gives MNIFDKGFSASEAVVRYLDGDYVVLKPGTFVRCAITGKAIPLDELSYWNVDRQEAYVDAAAAHEAYERYGLGS, from the coding sequence ATGAACATATTTGACAAAGGCTTTTCCGCCAGCGAGGCAGTTGTCCGCTATCTCGACGGCGACTATGTCGTGCTCAAGCCAGGCACCTTTGTGCGTTGCGCCATTACCGGCAAGGCCATTCCGCTCGACGAGTTGAGCTACTGGAATGTTGATCGGCAAGAGGCTTATGTCGATGCCGCCGCTGCGCATGAGGCCTATGAGCGGTACGGCCTGGGATCCTGA
- the xseA gene encoding exodeoxyribonuclease VII large subunit, whose amino-acid sequence MPQLLTNAAEFTVSEIAQAVKRTVEDEFGSVRVRGEISGFRGQHASGHCYFTLKDENAAIDAVVWKTSYPRLSFKPEEGMEVIASGRLTTFPRSSKYQIVIDNIEPAGAGALMALLEERRKKLLAEGLFARERKRPLPYLPRVIGVITSPTGAVIRDILHRLEDRFPSHVLVWPVRVQGDTCAPEVVAAMEGFNGLAVGGAIPRPDLLILARGGGSIEDLWGFNEEAVVRAVANSAIPVISAVGHETDTTLVDYASDMRAPTPTAAAEAAVPVRAELIGYVDDLGARQRGASRRLVNNARDRYRAVAAGLPRASDLVATQRQRLDHASSNLFSCLRHSVQEQRMRLSRVEPKLRPQLLEQRHRDGAERLRNLSHRANSGLCLNVERARFTYDPRAGRLDAVAGRLLERKRALFEAVAPKLSPRSLQAELRHGRSQLAPLAARLRSSIALGLADRRAALNQEGKLLVSLSYKSVLARGFAVIKDEAGNLVRERAELQPGQTVGIEFTDGQTSATITGAPATPRRKPRPADPEPQAQESLF is encoded by the coding sequence ATGCCCCAGCTATTGACCAATGCCGCCGAATTCACCGTGTCCGAGATCGCTCAGGCGGTGAAACGGACGGTGGAAGATGAATTCGGCTCGGTGCGAGTGCGTGGCGAGATTTCGGGCTTTCGCGGCCAGCACGCCTCTGGCCATTGCTACTTCACGCTCAAGGACGAGAACGCGGCGATAGATGCCGTGGTGTGGAAAACGAGCTACCCGCGCCTCAGCTTCAAGCCCGAAGAAGGGATGGAAGTGATTGCGAGCGGCCGGCTCACCACCTTCCCGCGTTCCTCCAAATACCAGATCGTCATCGACAATATCGAGCCCGCCGGTGCCGGAGCGCTGATGGCGCTGCTGGAAGAGCGGCGCAAGAAGCTGCTGGCCGAGGGCCTGTTTGCCCGCGAGCGCAAGCGCCCCCTGCCCTACTTGCCCCGGGTGATCGGCGTCATTACCTCACCAACCGGCGCCGTGATCCGCGACATCCTCCATCGTCTCGAGGATCGTTTCCCCAGCCACGTGCTGGTCTGGCCCGTGCGTGTGCAGGGCGACACCTGCGCGCCGGAAGTGGTCGCCGCCATGGAGGGCTTTAATGGTCTGGCCGTCGGCGGCGCGATACCTCGCCCCGACCTGCTGATCCTGGCCCGCGGCGGTGGCTCCATCGAGGATCTTTGGGGCTTCAACGAGGAAGCGGTGGTGCGCGCCGTCGCCAACAGCGCCATTCCGGTGATCTCGGCGGTGGGACACGAGACCGACACGACGCTCGTCGATTATGCGTCCGACATGCGGGCCCCGACCCCAACTGCTGCTGCCGAAGCGGCAGTGCCGGTGCGCGCCGAATTGATCGGCTATGTCGATGACCTCGGCGCCCGCCAGCGCGGCGCCAGCCGGCGTCTCGTCAACAACGCGCGCGATCGCTATAGAGCGGTAGCCGCCGGCCTGCCGCGCGCTTCCGATCTCGTGGCGACGCAGCGTCAACGGCTCGACCATGCTTCAAGCAACCTGTTCTCGTGCCTGCGCCACTCGGTGCAGGAGCAGCGCATGCGGCTGTCGCGCGTTGAGCCCAAGCTGCGCCCGCAGCTGCTCGAGCAGCGACACCGCGACGGCGCGGAACGTCTGCGCAACCTGAGCCATCGCGCCAATAGCGGGCTCTGCCTCAATGTGGAGCGGGCCCGCTTTACCTATGATCCCCGTGCGGGGCGGCTGGATGCAGTGGCCGGGCGCCTGCTCGAGCGCAAGCGCGCCTTGTTCGAGGCGGTGGCGCCCAAGCTGTCGCCCCGCAGCCTGCAGGCCGAGTTGCGGCACGGGCGCAGCCAATTGGCGCCCCTTGCGGCTCGGTTGCGCTCAAGCATAGCCCTCGGCCTGGCTGACCGGCGCGCTGCCCTCAATCAGGAGGGGAAACTACTGGTTTCCCTCAGCTACAAGAGCGTTCTGGCGCGCGGGTTTGCGGTGATCAAGGACGAGGCGGGCAATTTGGTGCGCGAACGCGCAGAACTTCAGCCCGGGCAGACCGTGGGCATTGAGTTCACCGATGGGCAGACTTCGGCCACCATCACTGGCGCCCCGGCGACACCCCGCCGCAAGCCGCGTCCAGCCGATCCTGAGCCTCAAGCTCAGGAGAGCCTCTTTTGA
- a CDS encoding LysR family transcriptional regulator, with translation MAVPLDLDQLQSFCVIADCGSFTEAARRVNKTQSAVSMQIKRLEERLGQQLLTRDGRSVSLTNHGEALYSRARKMLRTNAEIMDHFSEGDLAGSIRFGVPDDYAVRLLPVILSNFQRTHPKIVVDVACMASEQLLEGMKAGRYDLIVFTQGTGNTFGELFRTEKMFWVASHGGQALGSDPLPIACGPQCCIWRADAVEALNRVSKDYRIAYTSSNALAISSAVLSDLAVGFLPESALQPGMRVVSDDQNLPRLGDAQLALLRASHAYGSIYDALANHIVSSMGNLHVQPATNAVAAE, from the coding sequence ATGGCCGTTCCGCTGGACCTCGATCAGTTGCAGAGCTTTTGCGTCATTGCCGATTGCGGCAGCTTCACCGAGGCCGCGCGGCGGGTGAACAAGACGCAGTCGGCGGTTTCCATGCAGATCAAGCGGCTGGAAGAGCGGCTTGGACAACAGCTGCTGACGCGAGATGGCCGCAGCGTTTCGCTGACCAATCATGGCGAGGCGCTGTATTCACGCGCCCGCAAGATGCTGCGCACCAATGCCGAGATCATGGATCACTTCTCAGAAGGGGATCTGGCCGGCTCGATCCGGTTCGGCGTGCCCGATGATTATGCGGTCCGCCTGCTGCCGGTCATTCTCTCCAACTTCCAGCGCACCCATCCCAAGATCGTGGTTGATGTCGCCTGCATGGCATCCGAGCAATTGCTTGAGGGCATGAAAGCGGGGCGCTACGATCTGATCGTATTCACCCAGGGCACCGGCAACACGTTCGGCGAACTCTTCCGCACCGAAAAGATGTTCTGGGTCGCGTCCCACGGCGGGCAGGCCCTGGGGAGCGATCCGCTGCCGATCGCCTGCGGGCCGCAATGCTGCATCTGGCGGGCTGATGCCGTTGAGGCGCTCAATCGGGTCAGCAAGGATTATCGCATCGCCTACACTTCCTCCAACGCTCTTGCGATCTCGAGCGCGGTGCTGTCGGACCTGGCCGTCGGGTTCCTGCCCGAGAGCGCGCTGCAACCGGGCATGCGCGTGGTGAGCGATGACCAGAACCTGCCGCGCCTCGGCGATGCTCAACTGGCGCTGCTGCGCGCGAGCCACGCCTATGGCAGCATCTATGATGCGCTCGCCAATCATATTGTCAGCTCAATGGGCAATCTGCACGTGCAGCCCGCTACAAACGCTGTGGCCGCCGAATAG
- a CDS encoding DUF1127 domain-containing protein encodes MAHSLFSERLVAAAPAFPRPLLALRRYLAQAQVARARRYALRALLELEDCRLNDLGISRNDVLEAARTSSRSPGLALSAARARRSRR; translated from the coding sequence ATGGCGCACTCGCTGTTCAGCGAGCGGCTCGTTGCGGCCGCTCCCGCTTTTCCTCGCCCTTTGCTCGCCCTGCGACGCTATCTGGCGCAGGCGCAAGTCGCACGAGCCCGTCGCTACGCACTCCGTGCCCTGCTAGAGCTCGAAGACTGCCGGCTCAATGATCTCGGTATCTCGCGCAATGACGTGCTTGAGGCAGCGCGTACTTCCAGCCGTTCCCCCGGTCTGGCGCTTTCTGCAGCGCGGGCGCGTCGGTCCCGCCGCTAA
- a CDS encoding invasion associated locus B family protein produces the protein MHNIKHHLAFAGVVLLATLGWGVAANAQGTVREQFGDWQMSCDTPPGASFEQCAIIQNVMAEDQPNVGLSVIVLKTADREARLLRVLAPLGVLLPNGLGLNVDGKDMGRVAFVRCLPNGCVAEVMLDDALIETLSTGTDAIFVVFKTPEEGIGIPVSLNGFADGFAKLP, from the coding sequence ATGCACAATATCAAGCACCATCTCGCCTTTGCAGGCGTTGTGCTCTTGGCCACGCTTGGCTGGGGCGTAGCCGCCAATGCACAAGGAACGGTGCGCGAGCAGTTCGGCGATTGGCAGATGAGCTGCGATACGCCGCCCGGCGCAAGCTTTGAGCAATGCGCCATCATCCAGAATGTGATGGCTGAGGATCAGCCCAATGTCGGCCTGTCCGTGATCGTGCTCAAGACCGCCGATCGTGAAGCGCGGCTGCTTCGGGTGCTGGCGCCGCTTGGCGTGTTGCTGCCCAATGGCCTCGGGCTCAATGTCGATGGCAAGGATATGGGACGCGTCGCCTTTGTGCGCTGCCTGCCCAACGGCTGCGTGGCCGAAGTGATGCTCGATGATGCGCTGATCGAAACGCTCTCGACCGGCACGGACGCGATCTTCGTGGTGTTCAAGACCCCCGAGGAAGGCATCGGCATTCCCGTGTCGCTCAACGGCTTTGCCGACGGCTTTGCCAAGCTGCCCTGA
- the coxB gene encoding cytochrome c oxidase subunit II, whose product MSQEQANQGYAAPGQIHLMDSVTPIMDSITAFHDGILLWTISLIVLLVLVLLIVVIVKFNAKANPIPARFTHNTLVEVIWTVVPVVVLIIIAIPSFGVLADQLITPDGERKYLGSHVFSFGEVEVPAPSLTIKATGQQWYWDYEYVDQGVGFTQLLLAEESTDGTDRPTVKPNQPRLLAVDNELIVPVNATVRLQVTADPAGVIHAFALPSFGVKMDAVPGRLNETWFNARETGIYYGQCSELCGKDHAYMPIAVRVVTEQEFATFMAALEGGDYAAASATLAAVQ is encoded by the coding sequence ATGAGTCAGGAACAAGCTAACCAGGGTTATGCTGCCCCGGGCCAGATCCATCTGATGGATTCGGTGACCCCGATCATGGACTCCATCACGGCGTTCCATGACGGCATCCTGTTGTGGACGATCTCGCTGATCGTGCTGCTGGTGCTCGTGCTGCTGATCGTTGTGATCGTTAAGTTCAATGCCAAGGCCAATCCCATCCCCGCACGCTTCACTCACAACACTCTTGTTGAGGTGATCTGGACCGTGGTCCCGGTGGTGGTGCTGATCATCATTGCCATTCCCTCTTTTGGTGTTCTGGCTGATCAGTTGATCACCCCCGACGGGGAGCGCAAATATCTCGGCTCGCACGTCTTCTCATTTGGTGAGGTGGAAGTTCCCGCGCCCTCGCTGACCATCAAGGCGACCGGGCAGCAGTGGTACTGGGATTATGAATATGTCGATCAGGGGGTTGGCTTCACCCAGCTCCTGCTGGCCGAAGAAAGCACCGACGGCACGGATCGTCCTACGGTAAAGCCCAACCAGCCGCGTCTTTTGGCTGTCGACAACGAGTTGATCGTGCCGGTCAATGCCACTGTGCGCCTGCAGGTGACGGCTGATCCTGCCGGTGTGATCCACGCCTTTGCGCTGCCGTCCTTTGGCGTCAAGATGGATGCCGTGCCGGGCCGGCTGAACGAAACCTGGTTCAACGCTCGCGAGACCGGCATCTACTACGGTCAGTGCTCGGAGCTGTGCGGCAAGGACCATGCCTACATGCCTATCGCTGTACGCGTGGTGACCGAGCAGGAATTTGCAACTTTCATGGCTGCTCTTGAAGGCGGCGACTATGCTGCCGCCAGTGCAACGCTCGCGGCAGTCCAGTAA
- the ctaD gene encoding cytochrome c oxidase subunit I → MADIAHLEAQATGHAPVAHDPHQPTGWRRWVYSTNHKDIGIMYLIFAIVAGIIGGLLSGVMRLELQEPGIQIFHGLAAMAYGIEGGEALDAGKHMYNVFTTAHALIMVFFLVMPATMGGFANYFAPLMIGAPDTAFPRINNIAFWLLPPAFILLLMSLFFEGTGTYGLGFGGGWTVYPPLSTAGHPGPALDFAILALHVAGISSILGAINLITTIFNMRAPGMTLHKMPLFAWAVLVTGFLLLLALPVLAGAITMLLTDRNFGTTFFSPEGGGDPILYQHLFWFFGHPEVYIMILPGFGIVSHIVSTFSRKPIFGYMAMAYAMVAIGFVGFVVWAHHMYTTGLSLDVQRYFVAATMVIAVPTGVKIFSWIATMWGGSITFRTPMLWAVGFIFLFTVGGVTGVVLANAGADRYLHDTYYVVAHFHYVLSLGAVFSIFAGWYYWYPKMTGHMYNEFLGKLHFWVMFVGVNLIFFPQHFLGLAGMPRRYIDYPDAYGFWNRISSIGYYIMFVGMLIFFYAMWEAARKKRPAGDNPWGEGATTLEWTLSSPPPFHQFSTLPNMDTSKAH, encoded by the coding sequence ATGGCCGATATTGCTCACCTCGAAGCCCAAGCCACCGGTCATGCTCCTGTGGCGCATGACCCGCATCAGCCGACTGGCTGGCGCCGCTGGGTATATTCGACCAACCACAAAGACATTGGTATCATGTACCTGATCTTCGCCATCGTGGCGGGGATCATCGGGGGCCTGCTTTCGGGCGTGATGCGCCTGGAGTTGCAAGAACCTGGCATCCAGATCTTCCACGGTCTGGCAGCGATGGCGTACGGCATCGAGGGCGGTGAAGCGCTCGATGCCGGCAAGCACATGTACAATGTGTTCACCACCGCCCACGCGCTCATCATGGTGTTCTTCCTCGTGATGCCGGCGACCATGGGTGGTTTTGCCAATTATTTCGCGCCCCTCATGATTGGTGCGCCCGATACGGCGTTCCCGCGCATCAACAACATCGCCTTCTGGCTGCTACCGCCCGCGTTCATCCTGCTGCTGATGTCGCTGTTCTTTGAAGGCACGGGCACCTATGGTTTGGGCTTTGGTGGCGGCTGGACCGTTTACCCACCGCTCTCGACCGCCGGTCACCCTGGCCCTGCGCTCGACTTCGCGATCCTCGCGCTGCATGTGGCCGGTATCAGCTCCATCCTTGGTGCGATCAACCTGATCACTACCATCTTCAACATGCGTGCTCCTGGCATGACGTTGCACAAGATGCCGCTGTTTGCCTGGGCGGTACTGGTCACCGGGTTCCTGCTGCTTCTGGCCCTGCCAGTGCTTGCCGGTGCCATCACCATGCTGCTGACGGACCGCAATTTCGGGACCACCTTCTTTTCGCCTGAAGGTGGCGGCGATCCGATCCTTTACCAGCACCTGTTCTGGTTCTTCGGTCACCCCGAAGTGTACATCATGATCCTGCCGGGCTTCGGCATTGTCAGCCACATCGTCTCAACCTTCTCGCGCAAGCCCATCTTCGGCTACATGGCCATGGCCTACGCCATGGTGGCCATTGGCTTCGTCGGCTTCGTCGTGTGGGCTCACCACATGTACACGACCGGCCTCAGCCTTGACGTTCAGCGCTACTTCGTGGCCGCAACCATGGTCATCGCGGTACCCACCGGCGTGAAGATCTTCTCGTGGATCGCCACGATGTGGGGTGGCTCGATCACCTTCCGCACCCCGATGCTTTGGGCTGTCGGCTTCATCTTCCTGTTCACCGTTGGTGGTGTGACGGGCGTGGTGCTCGCCAATGCCGGTGCCGACCGTTACCTGCACGACACCTACTATGTGGTCGCACACTTCCACTACGTGCTGTCACTGGGCGCCGTGTTCTCGATCTTTGCTGGCTGGTACTACTGGTACCCCAAGATGACCGGGCACATGTACAACGAGTTCCTGGGCAAGCTGCACTTCTGGGTCATGTTTGTTGGCGTGAACCTGATCTTCTTCCCGCAGCACTTCCTGGGTCTTGCGGGCATGCCGCGGCGCTATATCGACTACCCCGACGCCTATGGTTTCTGGAACCGGATCTCTTCCATCGGCTACTACATCATGTTCGTCGGCATGCTGATCTTCTTCTACGCGATGTGGGAAGCCGCCCGGAAGAAGCGTCCCGCGGGTGACAACCCCTGGGGTGAGGGTGCGACGACACTGGAATGGACACTGAGCTCGCCTCCGCCATTCCACCAGTTCTCGACCCTTCCCAATATGGACACCTCCAAGGCGCACTAA
- a CDS encoding heme o synthase yields the protein MALVDNSTMISSGASEARVEDYFALLKPRVMSLVVFTALVGLAVAPGGINPVIGLIAVLCIAIGAGASGALNMWYDADIDAVMSRTANRPIPAGRISRGETLVFGVVLSVFSVALLGLATNWVAAALLAFTIFFYSVIYTVWLKRSTPQNIVIGGAAGAFPPMVGWAAVTGSITLESCALFLITFLWTPPHFWALALYKQGDYGAAGIPMMPNVVGEASTKRQILAYSVLLAVAALLPTALGFAGPLYTVVAVVTGACFLYFAWQLFRAPDGVPMRKAARKLFTYSLSYLFVVFFAVLLDSFVGRIGVFGS from the coding sequence GTGGCACTAGTTGACAACAGCACAATGATCTCCTCGGGGGCGAGCGAGGCGCGGGTAGAAGACTACTTCGCGTTGCTCAAGCCTCGTGTGATGTCGCTGGTGGTGTTCACCGCCCTTGTCGGCCTCGCAGTTGCCCCGGGCGGCATCAACCCGGTGATTGGGCTGATCGCTGTGTTGTGCATCGCCATTGGGGCGGGCGCCTCGGGCGCTCTCAACATGTGGTACGATGCCGATATCGATGCAGTCATGAGCCGGACGGCCAATCGCCCCATTCCGGCCGGGCGCATCAGCCGTGGTGAAACCCTGGTGTTCGGCGTTGTGCTGTCGGTGTTCTCCGTGGCGCTGCTTGGCCTCGCGACCAACTGGGTTGCCGCCGCTCTGCTCGCTTTCACGATTTTCTTTTATTCGGTGATCTACACCGTGTGGCTCAAGCGCTCGACGCCACAGAACATCGTCATCGGCGGTGCCGCCGGCGCCTTCCCCCCAATGGTCGGCTGGGCCGCGGTCACGGGCTCGATCACGCTCGAAAGCTGTGCGCTTTTCCTCATTACTTTCCTTTGGACGCCGCCGCACTTCTGGGCCCTGGCTCTTTACAAGCAGGGCGATTACGGCGCGGCCGGCATTCCGATGATGCCCAATGTGGTGGGTGAAGCCTCCACCAAGCGGCAAATCCTCGCCTATTCCGTTCTGCTCGCCGTTGCGGCCCTGCTGCCGACCGCTCTGGGCTTTGCGGGCCCGCTTTATACCGTGGTAGCCGTGGTAACCGGCGCTTGCTTTTTGTACTTTGCCTGGCAGCTGTTCCGCGCCCCCGATGGCGTGCCGATGCGCAAGGCGGCGCGCAAGCTTTTCACCTATTCGCTGAGCTACCTCTTCGTCGTTTTCTTCGCAGTCCTGCTCGATAGTTTCGTCGGGCGTATTGGAGTGTTCGGCTCATGA
- a CDS encoding cytochrome c oxidase assembly protein, translating into MATIEHDHKADPGRRNKRIAISLGAIVLSMAGLAYASVPLYQLFCQVTGYGGTTQVAADNPKGVIAREMTVRFDSNVESSLPWTVTPAASITDQIGRVDTVNYVATNRSDKPVTGMAIFNVSPDRAGVYFNKIECFCFTEQTLQPGETVEMPIVFFVDPELDDNHELATIKEITLSYTFYASDNEGS; encoded by the coding sequence ATGGCGACCATTGAGCATGATCACAAAGCCGATCCGGGCCGGCGTAACAAGCGCATCGCCATCTCGCTAGGCGCGATCGTCCTTTCGATGGCGGGCCTGGCTTACGCTTCGGTGCCGCTTTACCAGTTGTTCTGCCAGGTCACCGGCTATGGCGGCACGACCCAGGTCGCCGCCGACAACCCCAAGGGCGTCATTGCTCGCGAGATGACGGTGCGCTTCGACTCCAATGTCGAATCTTCCTTGCCCTGGACCGTAACGCCGGCCGCTTCGATCACCGATCAGATCGGCCGGGTCGATACCGTGAACTATGTGGCGACCAATCGGTCCGACAAGCCGGTTACCGGCATGGCGATTTTCAACGTCTCGCCCGATCGGGCGGGCGTCTACTTCAACAAGATCGAGTGTTTCTGTTTCACCGAGCAGACTTTACAGCCGGGGGAAACGGTGGAGATGCCGATCGTGTTCTTTGTTGATCCCGAACTCGATGATAACCACGAGCTCGCGACCATCAAGGAAATCACCCTTTCCTACACTTTCTATGCTTCAGACAACGAGGGAAGCTGA
- a CDS encoding cytochrome c oxidase subunit 3, with amino-acid sequence MAEIAKNHDYHLVPPSPWPFVMSVSVFVFAVGLIFWMHQWTPWIFVIGLIGVLYTMYAWWSDVVREANNGVDHTPVVQMHHRYGMILFIASEVMLFVAFFWAYFDGFFRLDDVEQYARMAATEGSWPPAGIELFDPFHLPLFNTLLLLTSGTTVTWAHHALLQNDRQGLKWGLILTVLLGAVFTVVQAIEYSEAGFSFSGNMYGATFFMATGLHGFHVLVGTIFLLVCLIRAMRGDFTPERHLGFEFAAWYWHFVDVVWLFLFASIYVWGSWGVAINH; translated from the coding sequence ATGGCCGAGATTGCCAAGAACCATGACTACCATCTCGTACCGCCCAGCCCCTGGCCGTTCGTTATGTCCGTTTCCGTGTTTGTTTTCGCGGTCGGGTTGATTTTTTGGATGCATCAGTGGACGCCCTGGATCTTCGTGATCGGTCTGATAGGCGTGCTTTACACCATGTACGCATGGTGGTCCGACGTCGTGCGCGAAGCCAATAACGGCGTAGATCATACCCCAGTGGTGCAGATGCACCATCGCTATGGCATGATCCTGTTCATCGCCTCCGAAGTGATGCTGTTCGTAGCCTTCTTCTGGGCCTATTTCGACGGCTTCTTCCGCCTCGACGATGTGGAGCAGTATGCTCGCATGGCCGCGACAGAAGGCAGCTGGCCACCGGCTGGCATCGAGCTGTTCGATCCCTTCCACCTGCCGCTGTTCAACACGCTGCTGCTCCTGACCTCGGGCACGACTGTCACCTGGGCGCACCATGCGCTGCTGCAGAACGATCGCCAGGGACTGAAGTGGGGTCTCATCCTGACGGTGCTGCTGGGTGCGGTATTCACCGTCGTGCAGGCCATCGAATATTCCGAAGCTGGCTTCTCGTTCAGCGGCAACATGTATGGCGCCACCTTCTTCATGGCGACGGGCCTGCATGGCTTCCACGTCTTGGTGGGTACGATCTTCCTGCTGGTCTGCCTGATCCGTGCCATGCGGGGCGATTTCACCCCAGAGCGCCATCTGGGCTTCGAGTTCGCCGCCTGGTACTGGCACTTTGTCGACGTGGTATGGCTGTTCCTGTTTGCCTCCATCTATGTCTGGGGCAGCTGGGGCGTTGCGATCAATCACTGA